Proteins encoded by one window of Polypterus senegalus isolate Bchr_013 unplaced genomic scaffold, ASM1683550v1 scaffold_1467, whole genome shotgun sequence:
- the LOC120519789 gene encoding claudin-15-like, which translates to MNSAVEALGLLLGVIASFLFGVSLGNSSWRVSTVHNSVITTSTIYENLWMSCATDSAGAFNCWMFPSLLALSGYIQACRALMISAIVLGVLGSVAALIGLQCTKVGGDNYTIKGRIAGVGGVLYILGGLCAMVAISWYAFNITREFFDPLYPGIKYEIGSALYIGWCAGTLAIFGGLCLVCSCKLGSSDKYPSYSYGYHPPKSTVLSAKASQPEKPNVDGSFYGKNAYV; encoded by the exons ATGAACTCCGCTGTAGAAGCACTGGGATTACTGCTGGGGGTTATCGCTTCTTTCTTATTTGGGGTTTCTCTTGGAAATTCATCCTGGAGAGTATCAACTGTGCACAATAGCGTCATTACCACAAGCACGATCTACGAGAACCTGTGGATGAGCTGCGCAACTGACTCTGCAGGTGCCTTTAACTGCTGGATGTTCCCATCGCTGTTAGCGCTGTCAG GTTACATCCAGGCCTGTCGTGCTCTTATGATCTCAGCGATCGTATTGGGAGTGCTTGGATCTGTTGCTGCACTCATCGGACTGCAGTGCACGAAAGTAGGCGGAGATAATTACACCATAAAAGGAAGGATTGCGGGTGTAGGCGGAGTTTTATACATACTTGGAG GCCTCTGTGCAATGGTAGCAATTTCTTGGTATGCCTTCAACATTACAAGGGAATTCTTTGATCCTTTATACCCAGGGATAAA GTATGAAATCGGCTCTGCACTGTATATTGGATGGTGTGCTGGCACATTGGCCATTTTTGGAGGACTGTGTCTTGTTTGCTCTTGTAAACTGGGATCATCTGACAAGTACCC GAGTTATTCATATGGATACCATCCTCCAAAGTCCACTGTATTATCTGCTAAGGCTTCTCAGCCAGAGAAACCCAATGTTGATGGCTCCTTCTATGGAAAAAATGCTTATGTGTGA